One Penicillium oxalicum strain HP7-1 chromosome III, whole genome shotgun sequence genomic region harbors:
- a CDS encoding Alanine--tRNA ligase produces the protein MASDTSRPEWTAPRVRETFLDYFKQNGHTFGICKISQETPPPLFAIPVKRQSPVIFCRSAVGSDSVFTNAGMNQYKSIFLGTVDPQSDFAKLRRAVNSQKCIRAGGKHNDLDDVGKDSYHHTFFEMLGNWSFGDYFKKEAITYSWTLLTKVYGLNPDRLYVTYFEGDEKGGLEPDFEARDLWKSVGVPEDHILPGNMKDNFWEMGDQGPCGPCSEVHYDRIGGRNAASLVNMDDPNVLEIWNNVFIQYNREADRSLRPLPNKHVDTGMGFERLVSVLQDKSSNYDTDVFTPIFQAIQNATGAREYRGRFGAEDSDGIDTAYRVVADHVRTLMFAISDGVMPNNEGRGYVIRRVLRRGARYARKYFQVEIGNFFSKLVPTVVEQLGGMFPELVKKQQDVMEVLDEEEISFAKTLDRGERQFEQYAQHAKVKGDDKLHGADVWRLYDTFGFPVDLTQIMAEERGLRIDDAEFEEARLKAKEASKGQKKTAENLVKLDVHDLGKLEKMNDVRKTDDSAKFGRENITAHVKAIYHGKNFYESTDKVAEGEQLGVILDCTNFYAEQGGQEADTGRIIIDGKAELEVGDVQVYAGYVLHTGFMKYGSLSVGDSVICEYDELRRWPIRNNHTGTHILNFALREVLGDGIDQKGSLVSAEKLRFDFSHKAAVSDADLEKIESKSTEYIRQNCTVYSKELPLATAQQISGVRAVFGETYPDPVRVVSVGVEIEEILRNVKDPRWEQVSIEFCGGTHVQKTGDIKDLIVLEESGIAKGIRRIIAVTGEEAHEVQRVAKDFEARLDRLEAMPLGPQKERESKQVQVDLNQLVVSAVRKAQFRTRYAAINKQVLDGQKAQQKLESKMALEAITSYFDAPENKDSTTLVVKLPMPASAKAVSESINHVKSKLQNKSVYVMAVDPEQTRVAHGCHVAKDLGDKGASASEWASVVSSSVGGKAGGKGATSIGNGTNPDKVDEAVALATEYLSKFKL, from the exons ATGGCTTCCGATACTAGTCGTCCCGAGTGGACTGCTCCTCGGGTTCGAGAAACTTTCCTGGACTACTTCAAGCAAAATGGCCACACCTTTGGTATTTGCAAAATTTCCCAAGAAACCCCGCCACCCCTCTTCGCGATTCCCGTCAAACGCCAAAG TCCCGTCATCTTCTGTCGCTCCGCTGTCGGATCCGACTCTGTATTCACCAATGCGGGCATGAATCAGTATAAGTCTATCTTCCTCGGCACCGTGGACCCACAATCAGACTTTGCGAAGCTGCGACGTGCGGTAAACTCCCAAAAG TGTATTCGTGCCGGTGGTAAACATAAT GACCTCGATGATGTCGGTAAAGACAGCTACCACCAT ACGTTCTTCGAGATGCTCGGAAACTGGAGTTTCGGCGACTACTTCAAGAAGGAGGCGATTACTTACTCGTGGACTTTGCTGACCAAAGTTTACGGGCTTAACCCTGATCGTCTATACGTGACATACTTCGAAGGTGATGAGAAAGGCGGCCTGGAACCAGATTTTGAAGCCCGAGACCTATGGAAATCGGTGGGCGTCCCTGAAGACCACATTCTTCCCGGAAACATGAAGGACAATTTCTGGGAGATGGGCGACCAGGGCCCATGTGGACCCTGTAGTGAAGTCCACTATGACCGGATCGGTGGCCGCAACGCTGCCTCCCTCGTCAACATGGACGACCCAAATGTGCTCGAGATTTGGAATAACGTGTTCATCCAATACAACCGCGAGGCAGATCGCTCATTGAGGCCGCTCCCCAACAAGCACGTTGACACCGGAATGGGCTTTGAGCGGCTGGTTTCGGTCCTGCAGGATAAGTCTTCCAACTACGACACCGATGTGTTCACTCCGATCTTCCAGGCGATTCAAAACGCCACCGGCGCCCGGGAATACCGGGGCCGATTTGGCGCCGAGGATTCTGACGGTATTGATACCGCCTACCGTGTCGTCGCAGACCATGTGCGTACTTTGATGTTTGCTATCTCGGATGGTGTCATGCCTAACAACGAGGGCCGTGGATACGTCATTCGCCGAGTGCTGCGCCGGGGTGCTCGATACGCGCGCAAGTACTTCCAGGTGGAAATTGGcaatttcttctcaaagCTGGTACCCACCGTTGTGGAGCAACTGGGTGGCATGTTCCCCGAGCTGGTCAAGAAGCAGCAAGATGTGATGGAGGTTctcgacgaggaagaaatttcCTTTGCCAAGACTCTGGACCGTGGTGAGCGCCAGTTTGAGCAGTACGCTCAGCACGCCAAGGTCAAGGGGGACGACAAATTGCACGGCGCGGACGTTTGGCGCCTTTACGATACCTTTGGTTTCCCCGTCGATCTCACCCAGATTATGGCCGAGGAGCGCGGACTGCGCATTGATGACGCCGAGTTCGAAGAGGCTCGGttgaaggccaaggaggccagTAAGGGCCAAAAGAAGACAGCCGAGAATCTGGTCAAGCTTGACGTTCACGATCTCGGCAaactggagaagatgaacgACGTGCGCAAGACCGACGACTCGGCCAAGTTTGGGCGCGAGAACATTACTGCCCACGTCAAGGCTATTTATCACGGCAAGAACTTCTACGAGAGCACAGACAAGGTGGCGGAGGGTGAACAGCTTGGAGTTATTCTCGACTGTACCAACTTCTACGCCGAGCAGGGTGGTCAGGAGGCCGACACTGGCCGCATCATTATTGACGGCAAGGCTGAATTGGAAGTTGGAGACGTCCAGGTTTACGCCGGTTACGTCTTGCACACTGGCTTCATGAAGTACGGATCGCTATCGGTTGGTGATTCTGTCATTTGTGAATATGACGAGCTTCGGCGCTGGCCCATCCGGAACAACCACACCGGCACTCACATTCTCAACTTTGCTCTCCGCGAGGTCCTTGGCGATGGTATTGACCAGAAGGGCTCCTTGGTTTCTGCGGAAAAACTTCGCTTCGACTTCTCTCACAAGGCTGCAGTCTCGGACGCAGACCTAGAGAAAATCGAGTCTAAGTCCACCGAGTACATCAGACAGAACTGCACTGTTTACTCCAAAGAGCTTCCGTTAGCGACCGCGCAGCAGATCTCAGGCGTGCGTGCGGTCTTTGGCGAGACTTATCCGGACCCTGTCCGCGTCGTATCTGTTGGTGTTGAGATCGAAGAGATTCTACGCAACGTTAAGGACCCTCGTTGGGAGCAAGTCAGCATCGAATTCTGCGGTGGAACCCACGTGCAAAAGACCGGTGACATCAAGGATTTGATTGTCCTCGAGGAGAGCGGCATTGCCAAGGGTATTCGTCGTATCATCGCTGTCACCGGTGAAGAAGCCCATGAGGTTCAGCGGGTTGCCAAAGACTTTGAGGCACGTCTCGACCGGTTGGAAGCCATGCCCCTTGGTCCCCAGAAGGAGCGCGAATCGAAGCAAGTTCAGGTCGATCTGAACCAACTCGTCGTCTCGGCTGTCCGCAAGGCGCAGTTCCGCACCCGGTATGCTGCGATCAACAAGCAAGTTCTGGATGGTCAAAAGGCTCAGCAGAAGTTGGAATCGAAGATGGCTCTGGAGGCCATCACATCCTATTTCGATGCCCCTGAAAACAAGGACTCTACTACGTTGGTTGTGAAGCTGCCCATGCCTGCTAGCGCCAAGGCTGTAAGCGAGTCAATTAACCACGTCAAGTCGAAGCTGCAAAATAAGAGCGTGTATGTGATGGCTGTGGATCCAGAGCAGACTCGTGTCGCGCACGGTTGCCATGTGGCCAAG GACCTTGGTGACAAGGGTGCGTCGGCGAGCGAGTGGGCTTCCGTGGTCTCC